From bacterium, a single genomic window includes:
- a CDS encoding DUF2478 domain-containing protein gives MPHRNRIRALIAIGAIILALSGRPWLLTAGFVLIFAWSLWRDPRVLRRIARPKFWVICITIAVLAGLLLGKNTREFLGVPISLDGLVMGLMMNLRAFTLIVAGAVLFRTVGRDQFMALTSRIGLRHLDPAFAMALEALPKVKTSWQKARGEERTSRFRAAARLLLAFADLAQNHPAPRAKLFAITGEIGRGKSTLLCRIADAAESAGFEVGGFFQERREGSENGAVAYELVRWRDGQRVKLGRRDGESGFRFEEGVFAEAQRWLREDAGTARLILIDELGKKEAVGGGHFPAVQELLRSDPVATVVAVLRKDKISELAELFPVAAESLLDLDTSDEESARLFMEMVVGE, from the coding sequence GTGCCTCACCGTAATCGCATCCGTGCCCTCATCGCCATCGGTGCCATAATTCTGGCCTTGTCGGGGCGGCCGTGGCTCCTGACGGCGGGATTCGTGCTCATTTTCGCGTGGAGCCTTTGGCGGGATCCGCGCGTTCTGCGCCGCATCGCCCGGCCCAAGTTCTGGGTGATCTGCATCACCATTGCCGTTCTGGCCGGACTCCTGCTCGGCAAGAACACACGGGAATTTCTCGGCGTGCCGATCTCGCTCGACGGACTGGTGATGGGACTGATGATGAACCTGCGGGCGTTTACACTCATCGTGGCGGGAGCGGTGCTGTTTCGGACCGTCGGACGCGATCAGTTCATGGCTCTGACCTCGCGCATCGGGCTTCGTCATCTCGATCCCGCCTTTGCGATGGCACTCGAAGCCTTGCCGAAGGTGAAGACGTCATGGCAGAAGGCGCGCGGCGAAGAACGGACGTCGCGTTTCCGCGCCGCCGCCCGTCTCCTGCTCGCGTTCGCGGACTTAGCTCAGAATCATCCGGCTCCGCGGGCGAAGCTCTTTGCCATCACCGGTGAAATCGGTCGTGGCAAGAGTACCTTGCTCTGCAGAATTGCCGATGCGGCGGAGTCAGCGGGATTTGAAGTCGGTGGCTTCTTTCAGGAAAGACGAGAGGGAAGCGAGAATGGAGCGGTCGCCTATGAACTCGTCCGCTGGCGGGACGGGCAACGCGTGAAACTCGGCCGGCGCGATGGAGAATCGGGATTTCGCTTCGAGGAGGGAGTGTTTGCGGAGGCGCAGCGGTGGCTGCGGGAAGACGCTGGAACCGCGCGGCTGATTCTGATTGACGAATTGGGAAAGAAAGAGGCGGTCGGCGGCGGACACTTTCCCGCCGTTCAGGAGTTGCTGCGGTCGGATCCCGTAGCGACTGTCGTCGCGGTGCTGCGCAAGGACAAAATCTCCGAGCTTGCCGAGCTGTTTCCCGTCGCGGCGGAATCGCTGCTGGACTTGGATACGAGCGATGAAGAATCGGCGAGATTATTCATGGAAATGGTCGTGGGGGAGTAG